The Stenotrophomonas indicatrix DNA segment CAGGGAAGAGGCGGACATGGGCTTCCTGGGGGAGTTGGGCGGGTGGTCCGGGGCGCTGGCGACGGTGCGCGCATAACGATCCCGTAACGAAAGTGTCCTGAACGGATGGTTGCAACGGAAATGACCAGCCCTGATGGCCTTATGCCTGAACCGAATCAGACCGCAGGCAGCGACGTCACCGCGTTTGCAACTTGTTTCATTGTTCCCGCTCGCCGCTGTGCGTCATCGTCCCACCCCATGAACCGGTATTTCCCTGCTTCCCTGCCACCGCTGCGACCGGTGCTGCGCCGCCATCTCCTGCTGCTCCAGCACGGGCCTGTCGTACTGCGACCCCTGCAGCGTTCAGATCTTTCCGCCTGGCGCCACTATTATCAGAAGGTCGAACGCAGCAGCAACCTGCCTGGCCATTTCGACGCTGAAGCCCACTTCCTCTGCGGTGTGCAGCGTTCGCAGCTGCAACACGACAACGATCATCTGCTGCTGGGCAGCTTCGATGCAGTGGGTGAGCTGCTGGACCAGCTGAACCTGCGCCTGCATTGCGCGCATGCGCGCAGCGTCGAACTGCGCTGGCTGCATGCCGGGGGATGCCCACAGCAGCGCCAGCTGCACCCATCATTGCAGGCGCTGTGCACGTTCCTGTTCGAACAGGTGGGAATCCGTCGCTTGTTCGTCCTGCTGCCGCCCGATACGGGAAGCGAAGTGGTCGCCACCTTGCAGGCCGTCGGCTTCGAGCGCGAAGGCCTGCTGCGCGACCACCACCTGGATGCCGAGGGCTGGCAGGACCGCCAGCTGTACGCGCTGACTGCCCCCGTCTGGCTGCAACGACAGCCGACGGAAAACTAGCGCACCCGCTCCAGCGCGGCATCCGCGCCGGTCAACACGCTGCAGGCATGGTCCTGCAGCTCCTCGGCGCTGGCATCGTTGCCACTGTCCGGGTCCAGCTGCGTGGCCAGCAGGATGAAACCCGGCACGCCGTGCACGTCCTCGCGTCCCGCCACCAGCAGACTCCATTGGCCAACCTTGTCCACACCGCTCAGGCCATAGGCCAGCAGGTTGAGCGGATTGGCCGTCAACGCCTCGCCCGGCAGCAGCCGTACCTGGTACTGATGGCCGCGCAACAGCACCGGAAGTGGTGCCCACTGCGTGCCGAGGGTCGCGCGATTTTCTTCCAACGCCTGCAGAACGTCAGCGCGCAGGCAGTCGACGTGGATGTGCAGCTGGTGCTGCGAACGGCCATGTGGCGAATTCAATGCCAGGCTGGCGACGCTGCGCGGCAGCGGCTGGCCCAGCGCCTGTTCGGTGCGCGTGCGGGCCTGCCAGGCGGCGGCGAAGTAATTGGGTGCGCCACGCCGGTACAGCGTGGGGCTTTCGATGCCACTGACCTTGTCCAGCGGCATCAGCAGGAACTGATAGTGGCCGTGCGCATCCTTGACCAGCACATCGCGGTGGTCGGCTGCCGGCCGCACCTGCAGGCAGTCACCCCGTGGCGACTGTCCGCCCTGGCAATCACGCTCGATCAGGCGCCACAGCGCATCCGAATGTGCCGGCGGCGGCGCGGGGGGCACGCTGGCACAACCGGCCAGCAACATCAGGGGCAGCAGCAGAAATCGCACGGCAACAACTCGCGGGATCAGGCGCGACAGGCAGCGCCGCGCGCCATTCTAGCCAGTGGGATGTGGCAATCAGTAGGTGCCGAACGGCACTTCAACCACGACCGGTGCACCCGTAGGCAGCGGCTGCAGGGTATAGCGGTCCAGTGCGCCATCATCATCGGCCAGCGGCTGGCGATGGAACTGCAGGCGATAATGGGCCTCGCCCAGGCGCACCTCGCTGGCGTCGGCGGCCAGCGCGGCCGCGTCCGGCAGCAGCAGCCCACCCAGATCGCTGTAGGCACCGGCAACATCGGCGAAACCATAGTCGGCCAGTTCATCCACCCGCTGCATCGCATAGACATGCGGCAGGTACGGGCGCGCCGGGCTGCGGCCATTGCTCAGATCGGTCACCCCGGCCTGCGGCAGGTGGTACTGCTCGCGCAGCGCGGCAACACCCAGCGACTCGCTGGCCACCTGCAGGCAGCACACCGCGCGCTTGCCTTCACGGTCGAGGATCGCGAAGCGATCACCCCGGGTGGCGGCCTGCGGCAGCATCGCGAACGCCAGGTTGCGCTGCGCCGGCTGGTAACCGGCTTCGGTCTGCAGGTTGCGCCAGCCACCAAACACCGGCGTTTCGGCAGCCGGCGCTGCGACCGGTTCGTCGGCCACGGCCCCCCCTGTCATGCAAAGCAGCGACAGCACTGCCAGCGCCTTCACTGCGTTCTGCCTGCCACGCAAACTGCCTGCCGTCATACCCGATCCAACACCTGCACCGGACTGGCCCGGTCTGCCCGCCGGCACACTGCCAGCAACGCCGGCCACTATGCAGCGCGGCGGCCGCGCGGGCAATGACCCGAACGCTGCCGGGTTTCGCGCGGTCAGTGCTATCGTGCCGCCAATCCCCTGCGCAGGAGCGCCCGCATGACCATCCGCCTGACTCTGTTGCTGCCCGCCTCGGCCTTGTTGCTGTCGGCCTGTGTCAGCACTCCCGGCCCGGAGGTCAAGGGCAGTGGCCGCTGCGATGCCAGCCAGCTGGGCTGGGCCATCGGTCAGCCCGCCAACGAACCGAACATCCGCCGCCTGTCCAGCGAAAGCGGCGCAGGCATGGTCAATCCCATCGGCCCGGCCACCATCACCACCAAGGACATCCGCCAGGACCGCCTGCGCGTGTTCGTGGACAAGGACAACATCATCACCGCTACCCGCTGCGAGTAAGCGCGTCACGGCCGTAGCGCGGAGCCGGGCATACGCTCGGCTCCATGGCTCAGGGCTCGGTGTAGCCCGAGCACTCCGGCAGCGGCTGATCCGGCTGGTAAGCCCCTGAAGTGAAGCGGAAGGTACGCGTGTAGCTGCATTCCGCGTCCTGTTCGGTACGCAGATCCTTCTTCCTCAACCGTCCCTTGGCCAGCGAGTCGCGCTGCGGTGATACCCCGGCCGGATAGTTGGTCGCCTCGGTCCGGTAGCGCAGCACAGGCATGCCCTGCCCTTCGGTTGCCAGCGCAAGTTTCGCATCGAAGCTGTACTCGTCATGGCAGGCACCAGCGCGCTGATCGAAATCGCGCTCACTGAAACAGGCCCGGATCATCTTGTTGGCCGACAAGGCAACGGACAGCACGTCGGCGTCCACCTGGATGCCTTCATCGAGATGGCGGATGCGCGCCAGTCGCAGAGTCGATGCGCCGGCACCGCCGCCGGAATACATCGCGCGGGCCTCCACCAGACCGCCGACCAGCACGTTCTGCAGTACTGCCTGTTGTGGATCGGCCACGGCCTGGCCTGCACCCACGCCGGGCGCCAGGCGCACGATGAAAGGCCAGACCCGCAGGTCGCCATCGTCAACCACGTCGATGGGGACGTGGCGCATCTGCGGTTCGGCTTCATCACCGGCGCGCTCGGCAACTTCCAGCGCTGCCGGCTGGTCTTCGCCCGTTGCAGGCAACGCCCGCACGCACCACTGGCCATCGGCAGTGCAGTAGCGCTCGGGCTCTTCCGCTCCCCGCTCGCGCTGCAGCAGCAGCGCCTCCAGCTGGTTGCCTGCCGCGTCCCGTTGAACGGGCGCGACGTCCGCCGCCGCAGGCAGCGAGGATGCCAGCAGCAGTGCAGACAGCACGGCGTAAGCAATACGCGTGGAATTCATGATCATCCTGTGCGCCCCGGCACGTCCTTGCGAGGGACCGATGGTAGCGCAGGCGTTGCGTTGCGACTCAGTGCCCCTCGCAGTCGCAGCCACCCCACCCTTTCGCCTTCGACGTCTGGCCGATGCCGGGGTTGAAGGTATTGCTCGGGTCCAGCGTGCGGTAGAAGCCGGCCAGCGCCGGCTTGGCCGGATACAGGTGGCCGACATTGTGCTCGGCCGGATATTCGGCACCGCGCTGGTCCAGCAACGCCCACATCGCATGCTCGATGGCCATCGGGTCTTCACCCTTGCGCGCGATGTAGTCCTGGTGGAACACGTGGCACAGGAAGTGGCCGTAGTACAGCTTGTGCAGCAGGCGGCCATCGATATCAGCCGGCAACTGCTCGAACCAGTCGGCATCGTCGCGGCGCAGCGCAATGTCCAGCGCGACAATGTCCTGCACCTGCGCACGGTGCACTTCGCGGTAGCGCACGGCGGCACCGGCCACGGCGAAGCGATGCAGGAACGCCTTGCGCCCTTCGTCCGCCGTGCAGTGGAAGTAACCGCCTTCATGGTCGTTGAAGAAGCCGCGCAGCCACGCCTCGGTGGCGGCCGCATCCTGCGCGGACACCTTCAGCAGCAGGTGATGCTCGTAACGCTGCCGAAACTCGCCCATGCGCTTGGGCAGGTGCGAAGGCAGCAGACCGGTCAGCGCCTGCATCATCCGGTCGGTGACACCGCGCAGGCCCAGCCGTTCGAACCAGCCATCAACCCGGCTCTTCAGCGCGAACGCAGCCGGTACGCGTGCGGTGCCGAGCTTGTCGATCAGCAGGAAACTGTCCTTGCCGTAGCGCTCGCCGATGTCATAGGCATCCCGGTGGATGTACTCGCCGGCGATGGGCAGGCGCTCGAAGCCGGTCAGCAGTTGGCGGCGGATCGCGGTCAGGCTGTCGGTGCGGTTGCTGCCGATATAGAAGACCTCGGCGGCCTCCTTCTCGAAGGTATCCAGGCGCACGGCGAACACGGCCAGCTTGCCCGCCGAACCGGCTGCCTCGAAATGGCGGCTGGGGTCGGCATTGAAGCGTGCCGGGGTATCGGCGTCCACCTTGCGTACTTCCTCGGCGTAACGCGGATCGGAGGCGGCACGGCCATCACCGTTGCTGACATCTGCAGCGCTGTAGTTGCCGTCCTGCAGGCGCTGCAGGATCTGCTCGGGCGTATCGCCCAGCGCGATGCCCAGATGGTTGACCAGCTGCAGTTCGCCCCGCGCGTCAACCTGTGCATACAGCGCCAGCTCGGTATAGGCAGGGCCACGGCGCACCAGTGCGCCACCGGAGTTGTTGCAGATGCCGCCCAGCACCGAGGCGCCGATGCACGACGAGCCGATCACCGAGTGAGGCTCGCGACCCAGCGGTGCCAGCGTCTGCTCCAGGCGGTCCAGCGTCGCGCCGGGCAGGCACAGTACCTGGCGGCCTTCGTTCAACAGCTGGATGCCGGCCAGGCGCAGGGTGCTGACCAGCACGATCGGTCGACCGTAGTCATCGCCGTCCGGGGTGGAACCGCCGGTCAGGCCGGTATTGGCTGCCTGCAGGATGATCGCCGCGCCGCCCTGCACCGCCGCCTGCAGCACCCGCCACAGCTGCAGCAGCGAGCCCGGACGCACCACCGCCAGCACCGGGCCGTCGCCGAAGCGATAGCCGCGACGGAAGCGGCGGGTGGCCTTGTCGCCGGTCAGTACGTGGCGGTCCCCCACCGCGGCACGCAACTGTTCCAGCACCGTATCGCGATCACTCATGGCAGGCGCACCAGCGAATCACGGCCGATGTCGGCGATGCGGTGCGCACCGGTCAGTGTCATCGCCACGCGCATTTCCTTGGCGATCAGGTCCAGCAGATGGGCCACACCGGCCTCGCCCTGCGCGGCAAGCGCGTAGACGAAGGCGCGACCCAGCAGCACGGTATCGGCGCCCAGCGCCAGCATGCGCACCACGTCCAGACCGGTGCGGATACCCGAATCGGCGAGGATCTTCAGGTCGCCCTGCACCGCATCGGCGATGGCAGGCAAGGCACGTGCAGTGGACAGCACACCATCGAGCTGACGCCCGCCATGGTTGGAGACCACGATGCCATCGGCCCCGAACGCGACCGCATCGCGCGCATCGTCCGGGTCGAGGATGCCCTTGATCACCATCGGGCCTTTCCAGAACTCGCGGATCCACTCCAGGTCCTTCCACGAAATGGACGGATCGAAGTTGCTGCCCAGCCAGCCGATGTAGTCCTCCAGGCCCGTTGGGTTGCCACGGTAGGTGGAGATGTTGCCGAGGTCATGCGGGCGTCCGCGCAGGCCCACGTCCCACGCCCAGCAGGGATGGGTGATGGCCTGGCCGATGCGGCGCATTGCAGCGTTCGGACCACTCATGCCCGAGTGTGCGTCGCGATAGCGCGCGCCCGGCACCGGCATGTCGACAGTGAACACCAGGGTGGTCACACCCGCCGCCTGCGCGCGCTCCAGCGCATTGCGCATGAAACCACGGTCGCGCAGCACGTACAGCTGGAACCACATCGGGCGCTGGATCGCCGGCGCGACTTCTTCGATCGGGCACACCGACACCGTGGACAGCGTGAACGGAATGCCGCGGCTGTCGGCCGCACGCGCGGCCTGCACTTCGCCGCGACGGGCATACATGCCGGTCAGACCGACCGGTGCCAGTGCCACCGGCATCGCCAGTTTCTCGCCGAACAGCTCGGTTTCCAGGCTCAGGTCGGACATGTTGCGCAGGACGCGCTGGCGCAGCGCGATGTCGGACAGATCGGACACGTTGCGCTTCAGCGTGTGCTCGGCATACGCGCCACCATCGATGTAGTGGAACAGGAACGGCGGCAGCCGACGCTCGGCTGCGGCACGGTAATCGGTGGAGGCGGAGATGATCATGGGGTCAACCGTGTGGGGAAGGTAGACGCGAAGCCCGCGCACGCCGGGCTTCGTTGTCATCGAGGGTGCGCAGCGTGGTGTGCACGAACTCGAGGTGGGCATGCGCGGCGGCGCGCGCGCGTTCGGGATCGCCGGCCAGCACCGCATCCATCATTTCGCGGTGCTGGTCGGACAACGGCGAGAAGGTCCTGGCCGAGGTGTACAGCTTTTCGCGGCTCTGCGAGATGTTGGTCTGCAGCAGCTCGAACAGCCCGCGCATCACCTGCAGCAGCACCAGGTTGTGCGAGGCCTCGGCGATGGACAGGTGGAAGGCCGCATCGGCCTCGGCTTCGCCGGCGGGGTCGTCCTTGCCATGCGCGTCCATCATGGTCTGGAACGCCTGGGCGATGCGCGCGCGGTCCTCGTCGGTGGCACGCAGCGCCGCGTGCCAGGCCGTGGCGCCTTCCAGCGCGTGGCGGATTTCCAGCACATCGAAGCGGTATTCCGGGTCGCCCTGGAACAGCGGCAGGTACGGCACCAGCGGTTCATCCAGCGCCTGCCGCGCACGTGCGGCGGGCTCGCTCACGTAAGTGCCTCCGCCTACCCGCGCGGTCAGCAGACCATGACTGGACAACTGCGCGATGGCCTCGCGCAATGCGGTGCGCGAGACCCCCAGCTGAACCGCCAGCGTGCGCTCGGCCGGTAGCCTGTCGCCCGGCTGCAGCTGCCGTTCCTGCACCAGCGCGCGCAGCTGCGCCGCGACCTTGTCCGAAACCCGTTGTGTGCTCATGGCGCCATTGTGGCCCGAAGCACGCCGCTGTTGGTCGGCCTGCTCTGCATGCTCAGGGAATCATCCAGGTCAACCAGTAGGCCTGGGCCAGGGTGATCAGGCCGACCATCGTGGTGAAGATCAGGCTGTGCTTGACGGTGAAGCGGAACAGATCCGACTCCTTGCCGGCCAGGCCCACCGCCGCGCAGGCAATGGCAATGGACTGCGGCGAGATCATCTTGCCGGTGACACCGCCGGTGGTGTTGGCTGCCACCAGCAGCACGTCGGACACGCCGATCTGCTGGGCGGTGGTGGCCTGCAGCGCCGAGAACAGCGCATTGGACGAGGTATCCGAGCCGGTCAGGAACACGCCCAGCCAGCCCAGGAACGGCGAGAAGAACGGGAACGCCTTGCCGGTGTGCGCCAGTGCCAGCGCCAGTGTGGCCGACAGGCCCGAATAGTTGGCGATGAAGGCAAAGGCCAGCACCATGCCGATCGAGAAGATCGGCATGCGCAGTTCGCGCACGGTTTCACCGAAGGTCTGCAGCGCAGCCTTGGCCGGCATCCGCAGCGCGATGATCGCGATCACTGCCGCCAGGATGATCGAGGTACCCGTGGCCGAGAACCAGTCGAACTTATACACCGCCTCATAGCTCAGCGGCGCATCGACGATCGGCGGCATCTTCTGCACCAGCTGGTCCAGGCCCGGCACCGGAATCTTCAGCACCCAGCCTTCAAGCGGGCCACCGGCTGCGAACAGCGACTTGAACGGCTTGATGCTCCACACGGTGACCATCGCAGTGAGGATCAGGAACGGCGACCACGCCTTGGCGATCTGGCCGACGCTGTGGCGCGGCGCCTCCATTGCCTGTGCGGCCGCCTCAGCGCTGGTTTCGGTATCGAAGCGGAAGATCCGTACCGGCTTCCAGCGGCGCAGGAACAGGGTCAGGCAGACCAGCGACGCCAGCGAGGCGGTGATGTCCGGCAGTTCCGGGCCGATGAAGTTGGAGGTCAGGTACTGGGCGATGGCGAACGAACCGCCGGCCACCAGCACCGCCGGCCAGGTTTCCTTGACGCCGCGCCAGCCATCCATGATCGCCATGATCCAGAACAGCACGATGACAGTCAGGAACGGCAGCTGGCGGCCCGCCATCTGGCCGATCTCAAAGGCGTCCAGGCCGGTCACCTGCCCCGCCACGATGATCGGGATGCCCATCGCGCCGAACGCCACCGGCGCGGTGTTGACGATCAGGCACAGGCCGGCCGCATACAGCGGTTTGAAGCCCAGCCCAACCAGCAGCGCGGCGGTGATCGCCACCGGCGCACCGAACCCGGCCGCACCTTCCAGGAAGGCACCGAAGGCGAAGCCAACCATCAGCATCTGCAACCGCTGGTCCTCGGTGACCGACAGGATCGAGGCGCGGATGATGTCGAACTGGCCGGTCTTGACCGAGACCTTGTACAGGAACACCGCGCCGATGATGATCCAGGCGATCGGCCACAGGCCATAGACGAAGCCGAAGCCGGCCGCGCCCAGCGCCTGCGCAACGGGCATGCGATAGAACAGCAGCGCCACGGCAAGCGCGATGACCACGGTGAGGGTGCCGGCGATCCAGCCCTTCATGCGCAGCACCGCCAGGGCAATGAAGAAGAAGGCGATCGGCAGCAGCGCGATCAGGCTCGACAACCACAG contains these protein-coding regions:
- a CDS encoding GNAT family N-acetyltransferase, producing MNRYFPASLPPLRPVLRRHLLLLQHGPVVLRPLQRSDLSAWRHYYQKVERSSNLPGHFDAEAHFLCGVQRSQLQHDNDHLLLGSFDAVGELLDQLNLRLHCAHARSVELRWLHAGGCPQQRQLHPSLQALCTFLFEQVGIRRLFVLLPPDTGSEVVATLQAVGFEREGLLRDHHLDAEGWQDRQLYALTAPVWLQRQPTEN
- a CDS encoding CDP-diacylglycerol diphosphatase; protein product: MLLAGCASVPPAPPPAHSDALWRLIERDCQGGQSPRGDCLQVRPAADHRDVLVKDAHGHYQFLLMPLDKVSGIESPTLYRRGAPNYFAAAWQARTRTEQALGQPLPRSVASLALNSPHGRSQHQLHIHVDCLRADVLQALEENRATLGTQWAPLPVLLRGHQYQVRLLPGEALTANPLNLLAYGLSGVDKVGQWSLLVAGREDVHGVPGFILLATQLDPDSGNDASAEELQDHACSVLTGADAALERVR
- a CDS encoding decarboxylase; this translates as MTAGSLRGRQNAVKALAVLSLLCMTGGAVADEPVAAPAAETPVFGGWRNLQTEAGYQPAQRNLAFAMLPQAATRGDRFAILDREGKRAVCCLQVASESLGVAALREQYHLPQAGVTDLSNGRSPARPYLPHVYAMQRVDELADYGFADVAGAYSDLGGLLLPDAAALAADASEVRLGEAHYRLQFHRQPLADDDGALDRYTLQPLPTGAPVVVEVPFGTY
- the dld gene encoding D-lactate dehydrogenase, which gives rise to MSDRDTVLEQLRAAVGDRHVLTGDKATRRFRRGYRFGDGPVLAVVRPGSLLQLWRVLQAAVQGGAAIILQAANTGLTGGSTPDGDDYGRPIVLVSTLRLAGIQLLNEGRQVLCLPGATLDRLEQTLAPLGREPHSVIGSSCIGASVLGGICNNSGGALVRRGPAYTELALYAQVDARGELQLVNHLGIALGDTPEQILQRLQDGNYSAADVSNGDGRAASDPRYAEEVRKVDADTPARFNADPSRHFEAAGSAGKLAVFAVRLDTFEKEAAEVFYIGSNRTDSLTAIRRQLLTGFERLPIAGEYIHRDAYDIGERYGKDSFLLIDKLGTARVPAAFALKSRVDGWFERLGLRGVTDRMMQALTGLLPSHLPKRMGEFRQRYEHHLLLKVSAQDAAATEAWLRGFFNDHEGGYFHCTADEGRKAFLHRFAVAGAAVRYREVHRAQVQDIVALDIALRRDDADWFEQLPADIDGRLLHKLYYGHFLCHVFHQDYIARKGEDPMAIEHAMWALLDQRGAEYPAEHNVGHLYPAKPALAGFYRTLDPSNTFNPGIGQTSKAKGWGGCDCEGH
- the lldD gene encoding FMN-dependent L-lactate dehydrogenase LldD, coding for MIISASTDYRAAAERRLPPFLFHYIDGGAYAEHTLKRNVSDLSDIALRQRVLRNMSDLSLETELFGEKLAMPVALAPVGLTGMYARRGEVQAARAADSRGIPFTLSTVSVCPIEEVAPAIQRPMWFQLYVLRDRGFMRNALERAQAAGVTTLVFTVDMPVPGARYRDAHSGMSGPNAAMRRIGQAITHPCWAWDVGLRGRPHDLGNISTYRGNPTGLEDYIGWLGSNFDPSISWKDLEWIREFWKGPMVIKGILDPDDARDAVAFGADGIVVSNHGGRQLDGVLSTARALPAIADAVQGDLKILADSGIRTGLDVVRMLALGADTVLLGRAFVYALAAQGEAGVAHLLDLIAKEMRVAMTLTGAHRIADIGRDSLVRLP
- the lldR gene encoding transcriptional regulator LldR is translated as MSTQRVSDKVAAQLRALVQERQLQPGDRLPAERTLAVQLGVSRTALREAIAQLSSHGLLTARVGGGTYVSEPAARARQALDEPLVPYLPLFQGDPEYRFDVLEIRHALEGATAWHAALRATDEDRARIAQAFQTMMDAHGKDDPAGEAEADAAFHLSIAEASHNLVLLQVMRGLFELLQTNISQSREKLYTSARTFSPLSDQHREMMDAVLAGDPERARAAAHAHLEFVHTTLRTLDDNEARRARASRLPSPHG
- the lldP gene encoding L-lactate permease, whose translation is MQPWQHVYDPAGNLWLSSLIALLPIAFFFIALAVLRMKGWIAGTLTVVIALAVALLFYRMPVAQALGAAGFGFVYGLWPIAWIIIGAVFLYKVSVKTGQFDIIRASILSVTEDQRLQMLMVGFAFGAFLEGAAGFGAPVAITAALLVGLGFKPLYAAGLCLIVNTAPVAFGAMGIPIIVAGQVTGLDAFEIGQMAGRQLPFLTVIVLFWIMAIMDGWRGVKETWPAVLVAGGSFAIAQYLTSNFIGPELPDITASLASLVCLTLFLRRWKPVRIFRFDTETSAEAAAQAMEAPRHSVGQIAKAWSPFLILTAMVTVWSIKPFKSLFAAGGPLEGWVLKIPVPGLDQLVQKMPPIVDAPLSYEAVYKFDWFSATGTSIILAAVIAIIALRMPAKAALQTFGETVRELRMPIFSIGMVLAFAFIANYSGLSATLALALAHTGKAFPFFSPFLGWLGVFLTGSDTSSNALFSALQATTAQQIGVSDVLLVAANTTGGVTGKMISPQSIAIACAAVGLAGKESDLFRFTVKHSLIFTTMVGLITLAQAYWLTWMIP